Genomic segment of Eretmochelys imbricata isolate rEreImb1 chromosome 24, rEreImb1.hap1, whole genome shotgun sequence:
CCAGACCTGTTTATCACCCGTGCTCCTAATACCCGACTAAAGTCAATGAAGAGTCAGCCCAGAATCTTCCTTTCCATTCCCTGTTGCTAACGTGTCTGTTCCTCCTTTGCATTGAGCAGGGAGCACGTGCTGGGAAAGGGATTGATCATCAAAaggcaggaaagaatttttcaggattaaaaaaaaaaaaaaaaagagacagggaGGGTCAGTTATAACCAAATTGAGTTGGCCGAATAGCATTCGCTCCCTTTCTCCTCTCAAGATGGAGATtggtgggcctgatcctgatctcatttacattggCTTTCCACAGCATAATTCCCTTCTCTCATATACACCCATGCGACTGCAAGCAGAATCAGGCCGGTTGCTTCTAGGCACGGTTGTCCAATTTGGGAAGTTCACGGCCTCGTGGATCTAAGCGCAAGAGCTGGGTTCCCCTCTCACCCCAGTGTAAATCCGGAGTTACTTGGAACTGGCGCAGGTGTAACCCAAATGGAGaccggatcctcagctggtgcgaACAGTTGTAgatccactgaagttgatggtgcTAGGCTGGCTTATCCCAGCCGAAGACCTGGCCTGTGGACTTAGGCGCTCATTCAGACATAACAGTCAAACTGGAGGTAGCTCAGATTACTCCTTACAGGTCTACGTTGTCACCGGGTAACGCCTCCTCAACCTTTTACTTGGACCCGTCAGCGTAAGAGGCGGATTCCTGCACAAGCGTCCTTTCAACACCCCAGTGGCATCTCACTCCGGACACCAACAAGCTCTGAAAACTCACAGACCTCACCTGGGCTGTGAATCGGGCCCTCCCTGTCCCAGCAGAAATTGAACGGGAAAGGTCATGAAGAAGTTAGCCATGCTGCGGAAAGGGGCAGCTACAGCCCCGTGGTTTCAGAGGCCGTGATACCGATCTCTGACTCCAGTGCGTGCTAGGAGCTGCACCCCTGCAGACTGCAGGATTACACCAGTGCGAGTGTCAGACCAGGTCAGACTCTGCCAGCCTGGTTCTTGGGGACACCTAGGCCCTTTCGCAGTGCTCTGCAGCACAGGTGGGCCCCAACAATGGGGAAACACCCCCCTCTTCCTTAGCTACAGTGGAGCTGGCGTCATGGCTCTTCAATGGCCTTGCCCCCGACCCTGGAGACCAGGAGCATGTCCAGAGTACCCTGCGTAATAGCTAttccctgcttcccagggcccGCTGGTCGCCATGGGGAGCAGAGCATAATGTAGAGCAGCCTCcggactgctctaacttacaccgtGGGGGGGGCCAGGCAAGCCTCAGAACACAGGGAGtgcaaaagtggcttaaagccaccccGTTCGTCAGTGCCTCAAGTGCAGGAATGGAGCAGGCCCCGTCAACTCAAGCTAACCCCTGCCCTCAAAAATCAATGGAGAGTAAAGAAGAGCAGAATCCATCCCAACAGCAATTCTACATCTCCATTCTCCAAAAGGTGATGTGAAACGAGAGAGCCGACTGAGCCGTGAGccaaccctccccaccccggaGACAAAGACCTTCATGTAGCCAAGTGTTTACGAGAAGAGGACATACAACATACAGTCGCTCGTTCTACCAGCACAACAATCCCCAGCCAAGAGAGGTAGGTTGGGGTGGGCACGGACATCAGTGAAACCCAGGTGCCATGTAGAACAGAGTTTGCGCTGGCCCGGCCCAGGGCAGCTCTCCGCCCAAAGGTCCCGCGCTACATCGAACAGGCAAGGCGGTCTGGATTTAGGCTTTGTTAAAGGCCGCCAGGACAGCCCAGATCATCTCCGTGGCACTGGCTTTGGTGGCCTCCACGTCGGGGTCCAAGTCCAAGAGGTCCTTCGACCTGTTCATGGCCGTGTCATACTTGTCGTCCGCCAGCGGGGTGAAAACATTCTCCAGTACGTCCGAGGAGTGGGCCAGCACCAGCAAAGCCAAGGTCCTCCTGTCCATGCGGTGCGGATCGTTCACCCACCGGTCCAGGACACTCTCCTGCAGCTTCTTGAGCAGGCGCTGCTTCTCGGTGGTGTTGGTGACTGGGTGGGTGGTCATGTCGAAGAGCAGGAAGTTCTGCTTCTCCGTGGTCAGGATCCCCTTCTCCACCAGGTTCTTGGCGATGCGCTCCCGCACATTGCGTAGCTGGTACTGCAGCTTGAAGGGGTTCCAGGTCTCGCCTGCGGGTCGGGGAGACGAGGTTTGCTTTTTAGTG
This window contains:
- the GOLPH3L gene encoding Golgi phosphoprotein 3-like gives rise to the protein MTTLIHRGRRADVGKNADKRLEGEDDDSKDRHLDEEESGDSKDIRLTLMEEVLLLGLKDKEGYTSFWNDCISSGLRGGILIELALRGRIQLEPLTMRKKRLLDRKVLLKSDTPTGDVLLDETLKHIKATEPAETVQSWIELLTGETWNPFKLQYQLRNVRERIAKNLVEKGILTTEKQNFLLFDMTTHPVTNTTEKQRLLKKLQESVLDRWVNDPHRMDRRTLALLVLAHSSDVLENVFTPLADDKYDTAMNRSKDLLDLDPDVEATKASATEMIWAVLAAFNKA